One window from the genome of Candidatus Binatia bacterium encodes:
- a CDS encoding AAA family ATPase — protein MEPIKRLLEMALPPGQSAFLWGARKTGKSTYLKKQFPRSLVFDFLDTDLVLEFSKRPALLREQLLAQQSTILKHPIILDEVQKAPHILDEVHWLIENRGLQFILCGSSARKLKRGQANLLGGRAWRFEMFPLVSAELKNIELLRVLNHGMIPSHYLEDRYQKSLRAYTTDYLKEEVFAEGLTRNIPAFSRFFEAMGYSHGELTNFSNIARECGVDSKTVKEYYQILEDTLLGIMIAPFKRRQSRQVISQAPKFYLFDVGVAGALTNRHLTEERGELFGKAFEHFIFMEIRAHRSLSELNYAINFWRTKSGLEADFVLGDGQVAIEVKGTNRVERSELRPLMAFRDEYSPRQTLVVCNERAERIHEGIRILPWRVFLRELWEGKIIS, from the coding sequence ATGGAACCGATCAAGAGACTGCTCGAAATGGCTCTTCCCCCAGGACAGTCGGCGTTTCTTTGGGGCGCAAGAAAAACCGGAAAATCGACCTATTTGAAAAAGCAGTTTCCGCGGAGTCTGGTCTTCGATTTTCTCGACACCGATTTGGTCTTGGAATTTTCCAAGCGGCCGGCGCTCTTGCGGGAACAGTTGTTGGCACAGCAAAGCACCATCCTGAAGCATCCGATCATATTGGATGAAGTGCAAAAGGCGCCGCATATTCTCGATGAGGTTCACTGGCTGATAGAGAATAGAGGGCTGCAATTCATACTGTGCGGGTCTAGCGCCCGAAAGTTGAAACGGGGCCAGGCCAACCTGCTGGGCGGGAGAGCCTGGCGGTTTGAAATGTTCCCGCTTGTGAGCGCCGAACTCAAGAACATCGAGCTACTGCGGGTGCTGAATCATGGGATGATTCCAAGCCACTATCTGGAGGATCGATACCAAAAATCGTTGAGAGCCTACACCACCGACTATTTGAAGGAAGAAGTCTTCGCCGAAGGACTGACGCGAAATATTCCGGCTTTTTCGCGTTTTTTTGAGGCGATGGGATACTCTCATGGCGAGTTGACGAACTTCTCCAACATCGCGCGCGAGTGTGGCGTAGATTCCAAAACAGTAAAGGAGTACTACCAGATTTTGGAAGACACGCTGTTGGGAATCATGATTGCGCCTTTCAAGAGGCGACAAAGCCGCCAGGTCATCAGCCAGGCGCCAAAGTTTTATCTCTTCGATGTCGGCGTCGCCGGAGCGCTTACCAACCGCCATCTGACCGAGGAGCGCGGCGAATTGTTCGGCAAGGCCTTCGAGCATTTCATCTTCATGGAAATCAGGGCGCACCGGTCGCTCAGTGAGTTGAACTACGCGATTAATTTCTGGAGAACCAAATCCGGTCTGGAAGCCGATTTCGTTTTGGGCGACGGTCAAGTGGCCATCGAGGTAAAAGGAACCAACAGAGTTGAACGGAGCGAGCTGCGCCCGTTGATGGCGTTCCGGGATGAGTATTCGCCGCGTCAAACCCTCGTTGTTTGCAACGAACGGGCGGAAAGAATCCATGAAGGGATCAGAATCCTGCCCTGGCGGGTTTTTTTGCGCGAGCTCTGGGAAGGAAAGATTATCAGTTGA
- a CDS encoding ABC transporter substrate-binding protein, with protein sequence MHKKFRIRFGFSRSDNRKSKTCTESHRSIQNRKLAGILALAVACAMCGAVAHAQQPKKVPRIGYLASSDPACDTRAEAIRLALRERGYIEGQNIVIEYRYAEGKRDRFPELAAELVRLNVDVILVSGGDLIIRAAKNATKTIPIVMVGSRSDPVEAGLIESLARPGGNVTGLASLSRDLSGKRLELFKEAVPKITRVAVLYDPAVPASVLDVKEVLPPAARALRLTLQPWEVRSADDFEGIFAALNKERPDGLYVSSGPLMRAHQKRIVGLTLKSRLPSMYYDREFVDAGGLMSYGADIAESYRRVAYFVDTILKGAKPADLPVEQPTKFELVINQKTAKQIGVTIPQSMLYRANKVIK encoded by the coding sequence ATGCACAAGAAATTTCGAATTCGGTTTGGTTTCTCTCGCTCCGATAATCGAAAATCCAAAACCTGTACTGAGTCCCATCGAAGTATCCAAAATCGAAAATTGGCGGGGATTCTTGCTCTCGCTGTCGCATGCGCGATGTGTGGGGCTGTGGCTCACGCGCAGCAGCCGAAGAAGGTCCCGCGAATAGGGTATCTAGCGTCGAGCGATCCAGCTTGTGATACCCGTGCCGAGGCAATTCGACTGGCTCTGCGCGAGCGTGGCTATATTGAAGGACAGAACATCGTCATCGAGTACCGATATGCTGAGGGGAAACGCGATCGGTTTCCCGAGCTTGCGGCCGAGCTGGTGCGTCTCAACGTTGATGTCATCTTAGTGTCAGGAGGGGACCTGATCATCCGGGCGGCCAAGAATGCGACCAAGACGATTCCCATCGTCATGGTGGGTTCTAGGTCCGACCCTGTCGAGGCAGGCCTGATTGAGAGCCTTGCCCGTCCCGGCGGCAACGTCACCGGCCTTGCAAGCCTTTCCAGAGATCTAAGCGGAAAACGGCTGGAGCTGTTCAAAGAAGCTGTTCCCAAAATTACTCGTGTTGCGGTTCTCTACGATCCGGCCGTTCCGGCCAGTGTACTAGACGTGAAGGAGGTTCTCCCACCCGCAGCGCGTGCGCTGCGATTGACTCTTCAGCCTTGGGAGGTACGCAGCGCGGACGATTTCGAGGGGATATTCGCTGCGCTAAACAAGGAGCGCCCGGATGGACTCTACGTGTCCTCGGGCCCGCTAATGCGTGCTCACCAAAAACGGATTGTCGGCCTTACGCTAAAGAGCCGATTGCCGTCGATGTACTACGACCGAGAATTTGTAGATGCCGGCGGGCTCATGTCCTACGGGGCGGACATCGCGGAGAGCTACCGGCGCGTCGCTTATTTTGTGGACACGATCCTGAAGGGAGCCAAGCCTGCCGATCTGCCGGTGGAGCAGCCGACGAAGTTTGAGCTGGTGATCAATCAGAAGACGGCGAAGCAGATCGGCGTTACGATCCCGCAGTCGATGCTGTACCGGGCGAATAAGGTCATTAAGTAA
- a CDS encoding ABC transporter substrate-binding protein, with translation MQKRLLKITLVLCALVFFPSLLFAQAKALRELNVAYPLGGSTSYFWVAYRSGAFEKHGLRLKPIYIRGGVMAVQSLLAKEVLIEMQGGSSPISAWAQGAKELTFIGAVGNRLDYVLVTVPSIRNAEDLKGKRVGVSQLGASSDFIARYALRKLGLNPEKDVTIVGAGGAGERFAAVSGGHLHATVVQPPFTLLSRKAGFPILIDLSKEEFEYIIAGPLTTRSFIRSDREAVMNFMRGLADGMDFYRDEKNKDKVSKFLGEYYRSNAVEELEETRRAYSQLTPGLPLITAKSIENYIANDRVLSTMNLKAADILDLSFLEKLEEERKTKAR, from the coding sequence ATGCAGAAGCGCCTGCTGAAGATAACGCTCGTTCTGTGTGCTTTGGTGTTTTTTCCTTCTCTGCTCTTTGCTCAAGCCAAAGCTTTGCGAGAGCTGAATGTCGCCTATCCTCTCGGCGGCTCGACCAGTTATTTCTGGGTGGCGTATCGCTCCGGCGCGTTCGAGAAACATGGCTTGAGGCTCAAGCCGATTTATATTCGCGGGGGCGTGATGGCCGTGCAGTCCCTTCTTGCCAAGGAAGTGCTCATCGAGATGCAGGGGGGATCGTCCCCCATCAGCGCCTGGGCGCAGGGCGCCAAAGAGCTGACCTTTATCGGCGCGGTCGGGAATCGCCTCGACTACGTTCTGGTGACGGTCCCGTCGATCAGAAATGCGGAGGACCTCAAAGGCAAAAGAGTCGGCGTCAGCCAGCTCGGGGCCAGCTCGGATTTTATCGCCCGCTATGCGCTAAGGAAGTTGGGGTTGAACCCGGAGAAGGATGTAACGATCGTCGGGGCCGGCGGCGCGGGAGAGCGGTTTGCGGCCGTGAGCGGCGGGCATCTTCATGCGACGGTCGTCCAGCCGCCTTTCACGCTGCTGTCGCGCAAAGCCGGTTTTCCGATACTGATCGACCTCTCCAAGGAGGAGTTCGAATACATCATCGCCGGCCCGCTCACCACGCGATCCTTCATTCGCTCGGACAGAGAAGCCGTCATGAATTTCATGCGCGGCCTCGCCGATGGCATGGACTTCTATCGGGACGAGAAAAACAAGGACAAGGTCAGCAAGTTTCTCGGCGAGTACTACCGGTCCAACGCCGTCGAAGAGCTGGAGGAAACCCGCAGGGCGTATAGCCAACTTACGCCGGGCCTGCCGCTCATCACGGCCAAGTCGATTGAAAATTATATCGCCAACGACCGGGTACTCTCGACCATGAACCTCAAGGCGGCGGATATTCTCGACCTGTCGTTTCTGGAGAAACTCGAGGAGGAAAGAAAAACCAAGGCGCGTTAG
- a CDS encoding enoyl-CoA hydratase/isomerase family protein has product MMESRTVLYEVKDQIAWITFNRPDVMNAINQEMSGEIVSACRRAEEDENVRVVIFKGAGEKAFSSGMDLKERAQGAPVSVIERRQMKTAPEANTPAKAVAAITKPTIAAINGYAVGGGLELALACDFRIGAEDAKLGLTEVRHGIMPGAGGTQRLPRVVGVAEALEICLLGQLIDGKEAFRVGLVHQVVAHEELFAAAERMAQTLLKGAPLSLRFIKEAVRKGSDLPLEEGLRLEADLSALIGTTEDSKEGPRAFAEKRAPVWKGK; this is encoded by the coding sequence ATGATGGAATCTCGAACAGTCCTCTATGAGGTCAAGGATCAGATCGCTTGGATCACTTTCAACCGGCCCGACGTGATGAACGCGATCAATCAGGAGATGAGCGGCGAGATCGTGAGCGCTTGTCGCCGGGCGGAAGAAGATGAAAACGTTCGCGTGGTCATCTTCAAAGGCGCGGGCGAAAAGGCGTTCTCCAGCGGCATGGATCTAAAGGAAAGGGCGCAAGGCGCGCCGGTCTCGGTCATCGAGAGAAGGCAGATGAAGACGGCGCCGGAGGCCAACACGCCCGCCAAGGCGGTGGCCGCGATCACCAAACCGACCATCGCCGCGATCAACGGCTATGCGGTCGGCGGCGGCTTGGAGCTGGCGCTCGCGTGCGATTTCAGGATAGGCGCGGAGGACGCGAAGCTCGGCCTCACCGAAGTGCGGCACGGGATTATGCCCGGCGCCGGCGGGACCCAGCGGCTTCCCCGCGTCGTCGGAGTCGCCGAGGCATTGGAGATCTGTCTCTTGGGTCAACTGATCGACGGCAAGGAGGCGTTCCGCGTCGGCTTGGTCCATCAAGTCGTGGCGCACGAAGAGCTTTTCGCGGCCGCGGAGCGCATGGCGCAGACGCTGCTCAAGGGCGCGCCGCTTTCGCTCCGCTTTATAAAGGAAGCGGTCCGCAAAGGCTCCGACCTTCCACTGGAGGAAGGGTTGCGCCTCGAGGCGGATCTGTCGGCGCTGATCGGGACGACCGAGGACAGCAAGGAGGGGCCGCGCGCGTTCGCTGAGAAGCGGGCGCCGGTCTGGAAAGGAAAATAG
- a CDS encoding AMP-binding protein has protein sequence MEQFFLIGDALRRNAYRYPVKVAIKDSRRQLAYRELNGRVNRLARSLLDVGVKKGDAVALLVGNRIEHLEIVFALAKIGALAIPLDVKWRALEMGAVLSALQPAALFLEPDAAGEFAKAKEEKGLHSLKTISVSEPTYGGLVDRLDEREPQADVAEDDPFVVMITSGTTGFPKACLTSHKTYVFHCINNAIEKGLGAHDTALLSSPIYFSAGRSFTLAILYFGGTMILHERFDPVEVLRTIERERVTYLGGVPTMCERLLQVPDVERFDTGSLRCLAITGGKVHGPVLEGLRKFITPNIYRTYAATDSGQMAISKPADIATKPASAGRPVWCAELRIIDDAGKPLAVGEVGEIICKSPLATQGYYKNPAATGASFRDGWFHTGDLGHFDEDGYLYVVGRKKDMVKSGGISVYPLEIETVLYHHPDVLEAAVIGLPDPKWGEIVKAVVVPRKGAALRGDELIQFCKERLASYKVPKAVEIVDALPHTELGKVAKEQLKQMLSQR, from the coding sequence ATGGAACAGTTCTTTTTGATAGGCGACGCGCTGCGGCGGAACGCCTACAGGTATCCCGTCAAAGTCGCCATCAAGGATTCCAGGCGCCAGCTTGCCTACCGCGAGCTCAACGGCAGGGTCAATCGGTTGGCGCGCTCGCTCTTGGACGTCGGCGTCAAAAAAGGCGATGCCGTAGCGCTCCTGGTCGGAAACCGTATCGAGCATCTCGAAATCGTTTTTGCGCTGGCGAAGATCGGCGCCCTGGCGATTCCGCTGGACGTCAAGTGGCGCGCCCTCGAGATGGGCGCAGTGCTCTCCGCGCTCCAGCCGGCGGCGTTGTTCCTCGAGCCGGATGCGGCGGGCGAGTTCGCGAAGGCCAAAGAAGAAAAGGGACTCCACTCGCTGAAAACGATATCGGTCTCGGAGCCGACCTACGGCGGCCTGGTCGATCGGTTGGACGAGCGCGAGCCGCAAGCAGACGTCGCCGAGGACGATCCGTTTGTCGTGATGATCACTTCCGGCACGACCGGTTTTCCCAAGGCTTGTCTCACGAGCCACAAGACCTATGTTTTCCACTGCATCAACAATGCTATCGAGAAAGGGTTGGGCGCTCACGATACCGCGCTGCTCTCGTCTCCGATCTACTTCAGCGCCGGAAGATCGTTTACTCTGGCGATCTTGTACTTCGGCGGCACGATGATTTTGCATGAACGGTTCGATCCGGTGGAGGTCTTAAGGACGATCGAGAGAGAAAGAGTGACGTATCTCGGCGGTGTCCCGACCATGTGCGAGCGGCTGCTGCAGGTCCCGGACGTGGAGCGGTTCGACACCGGCTCGCTTCGCTGCCTTGCCATCACCGGCGGCAAAGTCCACGGCCCTGTGCTGGAAGGGCTGAGAAAATTTATCACGCCGAATATCTATCGGACCTACGCCGCTACGGACTCAGGTCAGATGGCGATATCCAAGCCTGCGGACATTGCGACCAAGCCGGCGTCGGCGGGGCGGCCCGTCTGGTGCGCCGAGCTCAGGATCATCGACGACGCGGGAAAGCCTCTCGCGGTGGGCGAGGTCGGGGAGATTATCTGCAAGAGCCCGCTCGCCACGCAGGGCTATTACAAAAATCCCGCGGCTACCGGGGCGTCGTTTCGCGACGGATGGTTTCACACCGGCGACCTGGGTCACTTTGACGAAGACGGTTATCTCTACGTCGTCGGCCGAAAGAAGGATATGGTGAAGAGCGGCGGCATCAGCGTCTATCCGCTGGAGATAGAGACCGTCCTGTATCACCATCCGGATGTTCTGGAAGCGGCGGTGATCGGCCTGCCCGATCCAAAGTGGGGAGAGATCGTAAAGGCCGTGGTCGTCCCGCGCAAGGGAGCCGCGCTTCGTGGCGACGAGCTGATTCAATTCTGCAAGGAACGGCTGGCGTCTTACAAAGTTCCAAAAGCGGTGGAGATCGTCGACGCGCTCCCGCACACCGAATTGGGCAAGGTGGCCAAAGAACAGTTGAAACAGATGCTCAGCCAACGGTAG
- a CDS encoding cytochrome C oxidase subunit IV family protein — translation MKDGPHISVKTYTVVFLALLAATALTTTTAFVDLGGGLNNLVALAIAVGKTGLVILYFMHVRESDRFTWVLVGVGFFWLLILVGGVMDDLLTRS, via the coding sequence ATGAAAGACGGTCCGCATATCTCCGTAAAAACTTACACCGTAGTATTTCTGGCGTTGCTGGCGGCGACGGCGCTCACCACCACCACCGCGTTTGTCGATCTCGGCGGCGGGCTGAACAACCTCGTCGCCCTCGCGATCGCGGTCGGCAAAACCGGTCTGGTGATCCTCTATTTCATGCACGTGCGCGAAAGCGACCGCTTCACCTGGGTCCTGGTCGGCGTGGGATTCTTCTGGCTGTTGATTCTCGTGGGTGGAGTGATGGACGATCTATTGACGCGGAGCTAG
- a CDS encoding cytochrome c oxidase subunit 3 family protein has product MSDAAAVQQHQFDDLEQQHEAAWIGMWIFIATEVMFFGGMFTGYIFYRSAYAQGFAGASNRLDVWLGAINTAVLIGSSFTMALAVHGAETNKRKLLVNGLLLTILLGSVFLGIKFFEYHHKFEEHLVPGSSFRFEGPLARPAEIFFSFYFAMTGMHALHMVIGIGMLSVLVFQARRGRYSAAYFTPVEITGLYWHFVDIVWIFLFPLLYLVGRHL; this is encoded by the coding sequence ATGTCTGACGCCGCAGCCGTTCAACAGCACCAGTTCGACGATCTGGAGCAGCAGCACGAAGCCGCCTGGATCGGGATGTGGATCTTTATCGCGACCGAGGTCATGTTCTTCGGCGGCATGTTCACGGGATATATTTTTTACCGGTCGGCCTACGCCCAAGGATTCGCCGGCGCGAGCAACCGCCTGGACGTCTGGCTCGGCGCGATCAACACGGCGGTGCTCATTGGCAGCAGCTTTACGATGGCGCTCGCGGTCCACGGCGCCGAGACGAACAAGCGCAAGCTGTTGGTGAACGGCCTGCTTCTCACGATCCTTTTGGGTTCGGTCTTTCTCGGCATCAAATTTTTCGAGTATCACCACAAGTTCGAAGAGCACCTCGTCCCCGGAAGCTCGTTCCGCTTCGAAGGTCCGCTGGCGCGCCCGGCGGAAATCTTTTTCTCGTTCTACTTCGCCATGACCGGCATGCACGCGCTGCACATGGTCATCGGCATCGGCATGTTGTCGGTGCTGGTTTTCCAGGCGCGGCGCGGCCGCTACTCGGCTGCTTATTTTACTCCGGTCGAGATCACGGGCCTCTACTGGCATTTCGTGGACATCGTCTGGATCTTTCTTTTTCCGTTGCTGTATCTCGTGGGACGCCATTTATGA